The Microbacterium sp. SORGH_AS_0862 genome has a segment encoding these proteins:
- a CDS encoding bifunctional o-acetylhomoserine/o-acetylserine sulfhydrylase: MSAPENWLFETKQIHSGAAPDPTTKARATPIYQTTSYVFDNADHAANLFSLAEPGNVYTRIINPTQSVVEERIAALEGGTAALLVASGQAAETFAVLNIAGAGDHIVSSSSIYGGTYNLFKYTLAKLGITTTFVENQDDPEEWRRAVRPNTKLFFAETVGNPKINVLDIRTVSDIAHEAGVPLIVDNTIATPYLIRPFEFGADIVVHSATKFLGGHGTTIGGVIVDGGRFPWSQHVDRFPELTEPDPSYHGLSYTGALGDGVAYVTKARVQLLRDLGAAIAPISAWLLLQGIETLSLRVERHVQNAQEIAEWLENQDDVASVNYSGLPTSPWYAAANQYAPKGVGAVLSFELKGGVGAGRAFVDNLTLFSHLANIGDVRSLVIHPASTTHSQLTPEQQLTAGVTPGLVRLSVGLENVADLKADLENALSAARQASEAARA, translated from the coding sequence ATGTCCGCACCCGAGAACTGGCTCTTCGAGACCAAGCAGATCCACTCCGGCGCCGCACCGGATCCCACCACCAAGGCGCGCGCGACGCCGATCTACCAGACCACGTCGTACGTGTTCGACAACGCCGACCACGCGGCCAACCTCTTCTCGCTCGCCGAGCCCGGCAACGTCTACACCCGCATCATCAACCCCACGCAGAGCGTGGTCGAGGAGCGCATCGCCGCGCTCGAGGGAGGCACAGCGGCGCTGCTGGTCGCCTCGGGTCAGGCGGCCGAGACGTTCGCGGTGCTCAACATCGCCGGGGCGGGCGACCACATCGTCTCCTCGAGCTCGATCTACGGCGGCACGTACAACCTGTTCAAGTACACGCTCGCCAAGCTCGGCATCACGACGACGTTCGTCGAGAACCAGGACGACCCGGAGGAGTGGCGTCGCGCGGTCCGCCCGAACACCAAGCTCTTCTTCGCCGAGACGGTCGGAAACCCCAAGATCAACGTCCTCGACATCCGCACCGTCTCCGACATCGCGCACGAGGCAGGTGTGCCCCTGATCGTCGACAACACGATCGCGACCCCGTACCTCATCCGCCCCTTCGAGTTCGGCGCCGACATCGTCGTGCACTCTGCGACGAAGTTCCTCGGCGGACACGGCACGACGATCGGCGGCGTCATCGTCGACGGCGGCCGCTTCCCGTGGTCGCAGCACGTCGACCGCTTCCCGGAGCTCACCGAGCCCGACCCCTCGTACCACGGCCTCAGCTACACCGGTGCGCTCGGTGACGGCGTCGCCTACGTCACCAAGGCCCGCGTGCAGCTGCTGCGGGACCTGGGCGCCGCGATCGCTCCGATCAGCGCGTGGTTGCTGCTGCAGGGCATCGAGACCCTCTCGCTGCGCGTCGAGCGCCACGTGCAGAATGCGCAGGAGATCGCGGAGTGGCTCGAGAACCAGGACGACGTCGCCTCGGTGAACTACTCGGGTCTTCCGACCTCGCCCTGGTACGCCGCCGCCAACCAGTACGCCCCGAAGGGCGTCGGCGCGGTGCTCTCGTTCGAGCTCAAGGGCGGCGTGGGAGCCGGACGCGCCTTCGTCGACAACCTCACCCTGTTCAGCCACCTCGCCAACATCGGTGACGTGCGTTCGCTCGTGATCCACCCCGCATCCACGACGCACTCGCAGCTGACCCCCGAGCAGCAGCTCACGGCCGGTGTCACGCCGGGCCTCGTGCGCCTGTCGGTCGGCCTCGAGAACGTCGCCGACCTCAAGGCCGACCTCGAGAACGCGCTGTCGGCTGCGCGACAGGCCTCGGAGGCCGCACGCGCCTGA
- a CDS encoding homoserine O-acetyltransferase, with protein sequence MDWQTSEDTVPSAPVTEADARLARGRPPASGAWRDGDPAGDRRFAAFRGFRTENGAVLPAARLAYESWGELSPAGDNAVLILHALTGDSHVRGEAGLAHPTDGWWDEIVGPGAAIDTDRWFVVAPNMLGGCQGSTGPATIAPDGTEWGARFPYLTIRDQIAAQALLADELGIGSWRAVIGGSMGGMHALEWGATYPGRVERLAVLAAPPLTTADQIALNSVQLEAIRIDPGYAGGDYYDAPAGEGPHRGLALARRMALLNYRSPTELNLRFQRSWQSGVSPLGRGGRFAVESYLDFHGNKFTRRFDANSYLTLVEAMNSHDVGRERGGVEDALGRITARTLVLGIDSDRLFPVEGQHRIAHGIRDTLDGDQAAVITSDYGHDGFLIETDAVAHHLGRLLDA encoded by the coding sequence ATGGACTGGCAGACCTCCGAGGACACGGTGCCGAGCGCTCCGGTCACGGAGGCCGACGCCCGGCTCGCCCGTGGCCGTCCGCCCGCAAGCGGCGCGTGGCGCGACGGCGACCCGGCCGGCGATCGCCGGTTCGCGGCCTTCCGCGGCTTCCGCACCGAGAACGGCGCCGTCCTGCCCGCCGCGCGTCTCGCCTACGAGAGCTGGGGCGAGTTGTCGCCCGCCGGCGACAACGCGGTCCTCATCCTGCACGCGCTGACAGGCGACAGTCACGTACGCGGGGAGGCCGGCCTGGCCCACCCCACCGACGGATGGTGGGACGAGATCGTCGGGCCCGGGGCCGCGATCGACACGGATCGCTGGTTCGTCGTCGCGCCCAACATGCTCGGCGGCTGCCAGGGCTCGACCGGTCCCGCGACCATCGCCCCCGACGGCACCGAATGGGGCGCGCGCTTCCCGTACCTGACGATCCGCGACCAGATCGCGGCCCAGGCCCTGTTGGCGGACGAGCTCGGCATCGGCAGCTGGCGCGCTGTCATCGGCGGCTCGATGGGCGGCATGCACGCGCTCGAGTGGGGGGCGACCTACCCCGGTCGCGTGGAGCGTCTGGCGGTTCTGGCGGCTCCCCCGCTGACCACGGCCGATCAGATCGCCCTGAACTCGGTGCAGCTCGAGGCCATCCGCATCGACCCGGGCTACGCGGGCGGCGACTACTACGACGCACCAGCCGGCGAGGGCCCCCACCGCGGACTCGCCCTGGCCAGGCGGATGGCGCTCTTGAACTATCGGAGCCCGACGGAGCTGAACCTGCGTTTCCAGCGCTCCTGGCAGTCCGGGGTGAGCCCGCTCGGGCGCGGCGGCCGGTTCGCGGTGGAGTCCTACCTCGACTTCCACGGCAACAAGTTCACGCGCCGCTTCGATGCGAACAGCTACCTCACCCTCGTGGAGGCGATGAACTCGCACGACGTGGGACGCGAGCGGGGCGGCGTCGAGGACGCTCTGGGACGCATCACCGCACGCACGCTCGTGCTCGGCATCGACAGCGACCGCCTCTTCCCGGTCGAGGGGCAGCACCGCATCGCCCACGGCATCCGCGACACGCTCGACGGCGACCAGGCAGCCGTCATCACGAGCGACTACGGCCACGACGGCTTCCTCATCGAGACGGATGCGGTCGCCCACCACCTGGGCCGACTGCTCGACGCGTAG
- a CDS encoding MFS transporter — protein sequence MWALLSLAIGSFGIGMTEFTVMGLLPDIAGALLPNQSAADPDAAIAQAGWLISLYALGVVVGAPTIAGLVARFPRHRVMVVLALALTVFNALTVIAPNFELVAVSRFLAGLPHGAYFGIGALVAADVLGPGRRAQGVAFVLTGLTVANVVGVPAGTYLGQQFGWRVAFGVVAAIFALATICIAVFVPRAPGRPGRTLRAELGVFRIPQVWFTLGIGSIGFGGFFAVYSYVAPLVTEVAGAPQAVVPLVLVGMGLGMTVGNLLGGHLSDVNLRRTLLLGLAVLAVSLAVLAVTAVWIWALAIMVFVVGAVSSALSPAIQTRLMDVAGDNQSIAAALNHSALNIGNSLGAALGGAVIAAGWGFVAPPWVGAALAAAGLAIAFTAYGVERRRGVPIVYAHSSTSAE from the coding sequence ATGTGGGCGCTCCTCTCTCTCGCCATCGGCAGCTTCGGCATCGGGATGACCGAGTTCACGGTCATGGGGTTGCTGCCGGACATCGCGGGCGCGCTCCTGCCGAACCAGTCGGCGGCGGACCCGGATGCGGCCATCGCCCAAGCGGGTTGGCTCATCAGCCTCTACGCACTCGGCGTCGTCGTCGGCGCGCCGACGATCGCGGGGCTCGTCGCGCGGTTCCCGCGCCACCGCGTCATGGTGGTCCTCGCCCTGGCGCTGACCGTCTTCAACGCCCTCACCGTGATCGCGCCGAACTTCGAGCTGGTCGCGGTCTCGCGCTTCCTGGCGGGGCTGCCGCATGGCGCGTATTTCGGGATCGGGGCGCTCGTGGCGGCGGACGTGCTCGGGCCGGGGCGGCGTGCCCAGGGTGTCGCCTTCGTGCTGACCGGCCTCACCGTCGCGAATGTGGTCGGCGTCCCCGCTGGGACCTACCTCGGGCAGCAGTTCGGGTGGCGCGTCGCGTTCGGCGTGGTCGCCGCCATCTTCGCACTCGCCACGATCTGCATCGCCGTGTTCGTGCCACGCGCTCCTGGGCGGCCGGGACGCACGCTTCGCGCGGAGCTGGGCGTGTTCCGCATCCCGCAGGTGTGGTTCACGCTGGGGATCGGATCGATCGGGTTCGGCGGCTTCTTCGCGGTCTACAGCTACGTGGCGCCGCTGGTGACGGAGGTCGCCGGTGCGCCGCAGGCGGTCGTGCCGCTCGTGCTCGTGGGCATGGGGCTCGGGATGACGGTCGGGAATCTGCTGGGCGGACACCTCTCCGACGTCAACCTGCGCCGCACGCTGCTGCTCGGTCTCGCGGTGCTGGCGGTGTCGCTGGCCGTTCTCGCCGTGACGGCCGTCTGGATCTGGGCGCTCGCGATCATGGTGTTCGTCGTGGGCGCGGTCTCGTCGGCGCTGAGCCCCGCGATCCAGACGCGGCTCATGGATGTGGCGGGCGACAACCAGTCGATCGCCGCGGCGCTCAATCACTCCGCTCTCAACATCGGCAACAGCCTCGGCGCCGCCCTCGGCGGTGCGGTGATCGCCGCGGGGTGGGGCTTCGTCGCGCCGCCCTGGGTCGGCGCCGCCCTCGCCGCGGCGGGGCTCGCGATCGCGTTCACCGCGTACGGGGTCGAACGCCGCCGGGGCGTCCCGATCGTCTACGCGCACTCCTCGACCTCCGCCGAGTGA
- a CDS encoding thiamine-binding protein — protein MLVAFSVAPSGTGRADGSVHDAVAAAVKVVRESGLPHRTSSMFTEIEGEWDEVFAVVKAATDAVLPFGSRVSLVLKADIRPGYTGELDGKIERLERAIEDAASADAASA, from the coding sequence ATGCTCGTCGCTTTCTCCGTCGCCCCCAGCGGCACCGGCCGCGCGGACGGCTCCGTGCACGACGCGGTCGCAGCGGCCGTGAAGGTCGTGCGTGAATCGGGGCTCCCGCACCGTACGAGTTCGATGTTCACCGAGATCGAGGGGGAGTGGGACGAGGTGTTCGCCGTCGTGAAGGCGGCCACCGACGCGGTGCTGCCGTTCGGCTCGCGTGTCTCGCTGGTGCTGAAGGCCGACATCCGCCCCGGCTACACGGGCGAGCTGGACGGCAAGATCGAGCGCCTCGAGCGGGCGATCGAGGATGCCGCCTCTGCCGACGCCGCATCGGCGTGA
- a CDS encoding NAD(P)H-hydrate dehydratase has product MTAIEQDAARTARILRMPTADDDKYSRGVVGLRTGSADYPGAAVLGVSAAWHAGCGMVRYIGPARAADMVLAHRPETVTAPGRVQAWVIGSGTDAASRDPSETEALRDVLAAGDPVVVDAGALDLAPEATAPMILTPHAREFARLREALGLAPMGEREAEALQTSRETGAVVLLKGAVTLVADPGGGLRRIRSGVPWLATAGTGDVLAGALGAVVAGAVAAGDPSPEHLADAAAAAAWLHGRAGALAAARWGSRGGPITASDVADHLPRAVGETLAARR; this is encoded by the coding sequence ATGACGGCGATCGAACAGGATGCGGCGCGCACCGCGCGCATCCTTCGCATGCCAACGGCGGACGATGACAAGTATTCCCGTGGGGTGGTGGGCCTGCGCACCGGCTCGGCGGACTATCCGGGCGCGGCGGTGCTGGGAGTGAGTGCCGCGTGGCACGCCGGATGCGGCATGGTTCGCTACATCGGACCTGCACGGGCGGCCGACATGGTGCTGGCACACCGTCCCGAGACCGTCACCGCGCCCGGACGCGTCCAAGCCTGGGTGATCGGCTCGGGAACGGATGCCGCGTCTCGCGACCCGTCCGAGACCGAGGCGCTGCGCGACGTGCTCGCCGCTGGAGATCCTGTCGTCGTGGACGCCGGTGCTCTCGATCTGGCGCCCGAGGCGACGGCCCCGATGATCCTCACCCCTCACGCCCGGGAGTTCGCGCGGCTTCGTGAGGCCCTCGGGCTCGCGCCGATGGGCGAGAGGGAGGCAGAGGCCCTCCAGACCTCTCGTGAGACGGGGGCCGTCGTGCTGCTGAAAGGCGCCGTGACGCTCGTCGCGGATCCCGGCGGCGGGCTTCGCCGGATCCGCTCCGGTGTGCCCTGGCTCGCCACCGCCGGGACCGGGGACGTGCTCGCCGGTGCGCTCGGCGCGGTCGTGGCGGGTGCGGTTGCCGCGGGCGATCCCTCGCCGGAACATCTCGCGGATGCGGCGGCCGCTGCTGCGTGGCTGCACGGACGTGCCGGCGCGCTGGCCGCCGCACGGTGGGGGAGTCGGGGCGGTCCGATCACCGCGTCGGATGTCGCAGACCACCTGCCGCGGGCGGTCGGGGAGACCCTCGCGGCCCGCCGCTGA
- a CDS encoding NADH:flavin oxidoreductase/NADH oxidase — protein sequence MTALFSPYTIRGVEFRNRLWVAPMCQYSARDGFPGEWHHVHLAQFASGGAGLVISEATAVSPEGRISPEDTGIYSDEQRDAWAPIVTAIHARGAAAGIQLAHAGRKASTYSPFSGHRGTVPAEAGGWETVAPSSIAFEGYATPRELTLDEIDALVASFASAARRAVEAGFDVLEVHAAHGYLLHEFLSPLSNHRTDEFGGPLVNRARLLLRVVAAVREAAGELPVFVRFSGTDWAQGGWDIEETAQVAVWAAEAGADFFDISSGGLVAHQDITVGPGYQVPLARRVRDEGLAVSAVGLIETGTQAEQVLQDGDADAIMAAREWLRDPHFALRAADELGVVGPWPPQYERAARHR from the coding sequence GTGACCGCGCTGTTCAGCCCCTACACGATCCGAGGCGTCGAGTTCCGCAATCGGCTGTGGGTGGCACCCATGTGCCAGTACAGCGCGAGGGACGGCTTCCCCGGCGAGTGGCACCACGTGCACCTCGCCCAGTTCGCGTCCGGCGGAGCCGGTCTCGTCATCAGCGAGGCGACCGCGGTCTCGCCCGAGGGGCGCATCTCGCCCGAGGACACGGGGATCTACTCCGACGAGCAGCGCGACGCGTGGGCACCCATCGTCACGGCGATCCATGCCCGCGGTGCGGCCGCCGGCATCCAGCTCGCCCACGCCGGGCGCAAGGCGTCGACCTACTCGCCCTTCTCCGGGCACCGGGGCACCGTGCCGGCTGAGGCCGGCGGGTGGGAGACCGTCGCCCCCTCCTCGATCGCCTTCGAGGGGTATGCCACCCCCCGCGAGCTCACCCTCGACGAGATCGACGCGCTCGTCGCCTCCTTCGCCTCCGCCGCCCGCCGCGCCGTCGAGGCGGGCTTCGACGTCCTCGAGGTGCACGCCGCACACGGCTACCTGCTGCACGAGTTCCTCTCGCCGCTGTCCAACCACCGCACCGACGAGTTCGGCGGTCCGCTGGTGAACCGCGCGCGCCTCCTGCTGCGGGTGGTCGCCGCGGTGCGTGAGGCCGCCGGCGAGCTTCCCGTATTCGTCCGCTTCTCCGGTACCGACTGGGCGCAAGGCGGCTGGGACATCGAGGAGACCGCGCAGGTCGCCGTCTGGGCGGCAGAGGCCGGCGCCGACTTCTTCGACATCTCCTCCGGCGGACTCGTCGCCCACCAGGACATCACCGTCGGCCCCGGGTACCAGGTGCCGCTCGCCCGCCGTGTGCGCGACGAGGGGCTCGCCGTCAGCGCCGTCGGGCTCATCGAGACCGGCACGCAGGCCGAGCAGGTGCTGCAGGACGGCGACGCGGACGCGATCATGGCAGCACGCGAATGGCTCCGCGATCCGCACTTCGCCCTCCGCGCCGCCGATGAGCTCGGCGTCGTCGGCCCCTGGCCGCCGCAGTACGAGCGCGCCGCGCGCCACCGCTGA
- a CDS encoding hemolysin family protein → MSDWAGILWLVVLLVFNAFFVGAEFAVISARRSQIEPLAEKGSRSAKTALWAMEHATLMLATCQLGITICSLLILNVSEPAIHHLLAVPLELTGWGEAAVDVIAFIVALVLVSYLHVVFGEMVPKNLAFSVPDRAVLMLAPPLVGVSRVFHPVIVTLNWIANHVVRLFRVEPKDEAASTFTLEEVATIVNQSRIEGVLEDAAGTVSAVVEFTDKDAGDVAVPLEDLVTLPQLTTPDEIERAVARHGFSRYVIVDDEGMPVGYVHLKDVLRVAEDGVDPSVDRPIPTKRIHHMVQVQETTDLEDALAAMRRAGRHLAQVRDAQGNTTAVLFLEDVIEELIGEVQDATRRGR, encoded by the coding sequence ATGAGCGACTGGGCGGGAATCCTCTGGCTGGTCGTGCTGCTGGTGTTCAACGCGTTCTTCGTCGGTGCGGAGTTCGCCGTGATCTCCGCGCGGCGCTCGCAGATCGAGCCGCTCGCGGAGAAGGGCTCGCGCTCCGCCAAGACCGCGTTGTGGGCCATGGAGCACGCGACGCTCATGCTCGCGACGTGTCAGCTCGGAATCACGATCTGCTCGCTGCTGATCCTGAACGTCTCGGAGCCGGCGATCCACCACCTGCTGGCCGTGCCGCTCGAGCTGACCGGCTGGGGCGAGGCCGCGGTTGATGTCATCGCGTTCATCGTCGCGCTCGTGCTGGTGTCCTACCTGCACGTGGTGTTCGGCGAGATGGTGCCGAAGAACCTGGCCTTCTCCGTACCCGACCGTGCGGTGCTCATGCTTGCGCCGCCGCTGGTCGGGGTGTCGCGGGTGTTCCACCCCGTCATCGTCACGCTCAACTGGATCGCCAACCACGTCGTGCGGCTGTTCCGCGTCGAGCCCAAGGACGAGGCCGCCTCGACCTTCACGCTCGAAGAGGTGGCGACGATCGTCAACCAGTCGCGTATCGAGGGCGTCCTGGAGGATGCGGCCGGGACGGTGTCCGCGGTCGTCGAGTTCACGGACAAGGACGCCGGCGACGTCGCCGTCCCGCTCGAGGATCTGGTGACGCTGCCGCAGCTGACCACCCCGGACGAGATCGAGCGCGCGGTCGCCCGACACGGCTTCTCGCGATACGTGATCGTGGACGACGAGGGGATGCCGGTCGGCTACGTGCACCTGAAGGATGTGCTGCGCGTGGCGGAGGACGGCGTGGACCCCTCTGTCGACCGTCCGATCCCGACCAAGCGGATCCACCACATGGTGCAGGTGCAGGAGACGACCGACCTGGAGGACGCGCTGGCGGCCATGCGCCGGGCGGGGCGTCACCTGGCTCAGGTGCGCGACGCCCAGGGCAACACGACCGCCGTCCTGTTCCTGGAGGACGTCATCGAGGAGCTGATCGGCGAAGTGCAGGACGCGACGCGCCGCGGCCGCTGA
- a CDS encoding hemolysin family protein — MDYVMLGVGLLLTIGTGLFVASEFALVNLDRADLEARRDAGESRLAMTISALRITSTHLSSAQLGITLTTLLTGYTMEPAISNLLRPVLAGWGVPEAIVVGLAATIGIAIATVFSMILGELVPKNFALAIPRQTAKLVMPFQVAFTTVFRPAVSVLNGSANGILRSIGIEPKEELSGARTAEELSSLVRRSASAGVLEEDTASLLDRSLTFARLTADDVMTPRPRVHAVAASDSADDVIQLARKTGHSRFPVFGDSMDDIVGIVHLKAAIGVPRERRTDVPAAALATEPLRVPETVHLDQLVAELRARGYQMAVVLDEYGGTAGVVTLEDLVEEIVGEVLDEHDRRRAEIVRGADSLTVSAALRPDEVLDRTGIRVPEGEVYDTLGGFLMAELGRIPAVGDEVEIEDGTLAVVRMDGRRVDRVRFTPRPVPEDADIDEQERTR; from the coding sequence ATGGATTACGTCATGCTGGGCGTGGGGCTCTTGCTCACGATCGGAACCGGTCTGTTTGTCGCCAGCGAGTTCGCGCTGGTGAACCTGGACCGCGCGGACCTCGAAGCGCGCAGGGATGCGGGCGAGTCGCGACTCGCGATGACCATCAGCGCGCTGCGCATCACCTCGACGCACCTGTCGAGCGCGCAGCTGGGCATCACGCTGACGACCCTGCTCACCGGCTACACGATGGAGCCGGCGATCTCCAACCTCCTGCGCCCCGTGCTCGCGGGCTGGGGTGTGCCGGAGGCGATCGTGGTGGGGCTCGCGGCCACGATCGGCATCGCGATCGCCACCGTCTTCTCGATGATCCTGGGCGAGCTCGTCCCCAAGAACTTCGCGCTCGCGATCCCGCGGCAGACGGCCAAGCTCGTCATGCCGTTCCAGGTCGCGTTCACGACCGTGTTCCGTCCGGCCGTCTCCGTGCTCAACGGCAGTGCCAACGGCATCCTGCGCTCCATCGGCATCGAGCCGAAGGAAGAGCTCTCCGGCGCCCGCACCGCCGAGGAGCTCTCCAGCCTCGTGCGCCGATCCGCGAGCGCCGGCGTGCTGGAGGAGGACACGGCGTCACTGCTGGATCGCAGCCTCACGTTCGCGCGTCTGACAGCCGACGACGTGATGACGCCGCGTCCGCGCGTGCACGCGGTCGCCGCGTCCGACTCCGCCGACGACGTCATCCAGCTCGCCCGGAAGACCGGTCACAGCCGCTTCCCCGTGTTCGGCGATTCCATGGACGACATCGTCGGCATCGTGCACCTGAAGGCCGCCATCGGTGTGCCGCGCGAGCGGCGCACCGATGTGCCCGCCGCCGCCCTCGCGACCGAGCCGCTCCGGGTGCCGGAGACCGTGCACCTCGATCAGCTCGTCGCGGAGCTCCGCGCCCGTGGCTACCAGATGGCCGTCGTGCTCGACGAGTACGGCGGAACGGCCGGCGTGGTGACGCTCGAGGACCTCGTCGAGGAGATCGTGGGCGAGGTGCTCGACGAGCACGACCGTCGCCGTGCCGAGATCGTGCGCGGGGCGGACTCGCTCACCGTGTCGGCGGCTCTGCGCCCGGACGAGGTGCTCGATCGCACCGGCATCCGCGTTCCCGAGGGCGAGGTCTACGACACGCTCGGCGGCTTCCTCATGGCCGAGCTCGGCCGCATCCCGGCCGTCGGCGACGAGGTCGAGATCGAAGACGGCACGCTCGCCGTCGTGCGCATGGACGGCCGCCGCGTCGACCGGGTGCGCTTCACCCCCAGACCGGTCCCGGAGGATGCGGACATCGACGAGCAGGAGCGGACCCGATGA
- a CDS encoding IS481 family transposase: MVHRNARLTVAGRLILVRRVLGGRPVSHVAKEMGVSRQCAHRWLARYRAAGEAGLSDRSSRPVSSPTATAAATAAAVVELRSRERLGRDDIARACGASPRTVSRLIAKAGLPALHELDPVTGIALRASRRTQVRYERDAPGDLIHIDVKKLGRIPEGGGWRVQGPATIDHHSGRDRKVKLGFDYVHVAVDDHSRLAFAQILPDEKGTTCAAFLAAATEFFTRHGIHIREVMTDNAKNYTVSAAFQGQLSLLNARHITTKPHCPWQNGKAERFNRTMQEHWAYRAPYVSNQHRSEALAPWLEHYNYARAHTACGGQPPISRVSPTS, from the coding sequence TTGGTCCACCGTAATGCGCGGCTCACTGTCGCGGGTCGTCTGATTCTCGTGCGCCGGGTTCTCGGCGGACGTCCCGTCTCGCACGTTGCCAAGGAGATGGGCGTCTCGCGTCAGTGCGCTCATCGCTGGCTGGCCCGCTACCGCGCTGCGGGCGAAGCAGGGCTGTCCGATCGGTCTTCGCGTCCGGTGTCGTCTCCGACGGCGACTGCCGCCGCGACAGCAGCCGCCGTCGTTGAGCTGCGCTCGCGTGAGCGGCTCGGGCGCGACGACATCGCCCGCGCTTGCGGGGCCAGCCCGCGCACCGTTTCCCGGCTGATCGCGAAGGCGGGGCTGCCGGCGCTGCACGAGCTGGATCCGGTCACCGGCATCGCGTTGCGCGCGTCACGGCGCACCCAGGTCCGCTACGAGCGTGACGCCCCAGGGGATCTGATCCACATCGATGTGAAGAAGCTCGGCCGCATCCCCGAAGGCGGCGGCTGGCGCGTCCAAGGCCCCGCCACGATCGACCATCACAGCGGTCGGGACCGGAAGGTCAAGCTTGGCTTTGACTACGTCCATGTCGCCGTCGACGACCACTCCCGCCTCGCGTTCGCGCAGATCCTGCCGGACGAGAAGGGCACCACCTGCGCAGCGTTCCTCGCCGCCGCGACCGAGTTCTTCACCCGTCACGGGATCCACATCCGTGAGGTCATGACCGACAACGCCAAGAACTACACCGTCTCGGCCGCGTTCCAAGGCCAGCTGTCCCTCCTCAACGCGAGGCACATCACCACCAAGCCGCACTGCCCCTGGCAGAACGGCAAAGCCGAACGATTCAACCGGACCATGCAGGAACACTGGGCCTACCGGGCCCCCTACGTCTCCAACCAGCACCGCTCCGAAGCGCTCGCGCCCTGGCTCGAGCACTACAACTACGCTCGAGCACACACCGCCTGCGGCGGCCAACCCCCAATCAGCCGGGTGTCACCAACCTCATGA
- a CDS encoding GuaB1 family IMP dehydrogenase-related protein produces the protein MEFYGAQPETDLTYSDVFLVPRRSGITSRLDVDLSPRDGTAMRIPLVSANMNSVTGARLAATLARRGGLGVLPQDMPLQELDAAIRWVKRQPVRWDTPIVLPPTATASDAAKLLPATEGYGIVVADPSAASLDLADVVGVVPATRLATALPDATLGDLVRARPLAIDADDVTDARHGFDLLVAADAETVCVVERGHLVGTLSRRSALRSTLYSPAVDADGRLIVAAAIGINGDVAAKARALAAAGVDVLVLDTAHGHQEGMLRALRVVADLGLGLPLVAGNIVTSDGVHDLVTAGASILKVGVGPGAMCTTRMMTAVGRPQFSAVLETASAARELGAHVWADGGVRYPRDVALALAAGAASVMVGSWFAGTIEAPGELFADEQGRVYKESWGMASTKAVHARFGGLDAYELARKELFAEGISSSRIYLDPLRPGLEDLLDMITSGVRSSFTYAGAATVPEFHERALVGLQSAAGYEEGKALPVSW, from the coding sequence ATGGAGTTCTACGGCGCGCAACCCGAGACCGACCTCACCTACTCCGACGTGTTCCTGGTGCCTCGACGTTCCGGGATCACGAGTCGTCTGGATGTGGACCTGTCGCCGCGCGACGGCACGGCGATGCGCATTCCGCTGGTCTCCGCCAACATGAACTCCGTCACCGGCGCGCGACTCGCGGCGACTCTCGCTCGACGCGGCGGCCTGGGCGTGCTCCCGCAGGACATGCCGCTGCAGGAGCTCGATGCCGCCATCCGGTGGGTCAAGCGTCAGCCGGTGCGTTGGGACACCCCGATCGTGCTGCCTCCGACGGCGACCGCGTCGGACGCCGCCAAGCTCCTGCCCGCGACAGAGGGGTACGGCATCGTCGTGGCGGATCCCTCGGCCGCATCCCTCGACCTGGCCGATGTCGTCGGGGTCGTGCCGGCCACGCGCCTCGCGACCGCGCTGCCGGACGCGACCCTCGGGGACCTCGTGCGCGCCCGGCCGCTCGCGATCGATGCCGACGACGTGACGGATGCCCGTCACGGGTTCGACCTGCTCGTCGCGGCGGATGCGGAGACGGTGTGCGTCGTCGAACGCGGTCACCTCGTCGGTACGCTCTCCCGGCGCAGCGCGCTGCGTTCGACGCTGTACAGCCCGGCGGTGGACGCCGACGGGCGCCTGATCGTCGCCGCGGCCATCGGCATCAACGGTGACGTCGCGGCCAAGGCACGCGCCTTGGCCGCCGCCGGTGTCGATGTGCTCGTGCTCGACACCGCCCACGGGCACCAGGAGGGCATGCTGCGCGCCCTGCGCGTCGTGGCGGACCTGGGCCTCGGGCTGCCGCTCGTGGCGGGCAACATCGTGACCTCGGACGGTGTTCACGACCTCGTCACCGCGGGCGCTTCCATCCTGAAGGTCGGGGTGGGGCCCGGTGCCATGTGCACCACGCGCATGATGACCGCCGTGGGGCGGCCGCAGTTCTCGGCCGTGCTGGAGACTGCCTCGGCGGCACGCGAGCTGGGCGCGCACGTGTGGGCGGACGGCGGCGTCCGCTATCCGCGTGATGTGGCGCTCGCGCTGGCGGCGGGTGCCGCATCCGTCATGGTCGGTTCGTGGTTCGCCGGGACGATCGAGGCGCCCGGCGAGCTGTTCGCGGATGAGCAGGGACGGGTCTACAAGGAGTCCTGGGGCATGGCCTCGACGAAGGCGGTGCACGCGCGGTTCGGCGGGCTCGACGCCTACGAGCTCGCCCGCAAGGAGCTGTTCGCCGAGGGGATCTCGTCGTCGAGGATCTACCTCGACCCGCTGCGGCCGGGGCTCGAGGACCTGCTCGACATGATCACCTCGGGCGTGCGGTCCTCGTTCACCTACGCGGGGGCGGCGACCGTGCCCGAGTTCCACGAGCGAGCACTCGTGGGCCTGCAGTCGGCGGCCGGCTACGAGGAGGGCAAGGCCCTTCCCGTCAGCTGGTGA